The following proteins come from a genomic window of Nicotiana tomentosiformis chromosome 12, ASM39032v3, whole genome shotgun sequence:
- the LOC138903455 gene encoding uncharacterized protein, whose protein sequence is MVKRPRRWNPVKHLKKAKVEMHHPQKPRHRVTLEDFLPCWLGMKISRDSIEASCFNADKGEGNSDDLPLAPSPEKLIESIHQEVNTCEEKVTFTNDDLILGDTLHNCPLYLVGYMCDERVNQILIDGGSSVNILPIRTVKELGIPMNELSESRVMIQGFNQGWQRAIGAIRLGITIEDMQSSTWLHVIDAKTLYNVFIGRPWIHENKVVTSIYHQCLKYYEGEVEKKIIVDDEPFTEAESYFVDAKFYLKDFIVKELKVDDVMNDKVDESTAKRAEVVADKTKVVAEKVHSIQNKSHKGNIVSHGKKVIPPLQYVPKKKKDEVESYNLQTNMLKGLTLPVKRIEAVKSSSIPLAGFVAQNRLQNVALPIKRTDEGFDPNAYMLFAKAGYNPNEPSKLGKLPSEATMRQPREGLEYKQPSPVHISIRRASNNYIVVEDEYAASNKPSVFDRLGKSTRMRRQTKLVVSCKEVLRVKPYIAVYTKERDEDEESMGSSYHVTVQGKNGVPSSMKNNAELEDVSPYYHIPLNDGDSQEDEDAEDTLPELEEGVKTTVDALKEVNLGTDEEPRPTYLSALLEDDEESTYIELLKEFSDVFAWSYKEIPSLDPKVAVHHLAIKNGARHVKQAQRHFRSDLVPLIETEVNKLIKAGFIREVKYPTRVSSIVPVRKKNGPIRVCVDFMDLNNASPKNEFSLTIPELMIDATTRVTSGKFFGFIVRHRGIEIDQAKVDAILKMHEPWDIHELKNLQGKLAYLRRFISNIAGRCQPFSYLMKKGVPFKWDQACSNALQSIKSYLLKPPVLAAPILGKSLILYISAQERSVGALLAQKNSKGKENSLYYLSRMMTPNELNYSSIEKLCLALVFSIQKLKHDFQALVVRLVSRANPIKFMMSKPVLSDRLERRYFQFQQFEIMYIPQKAIKGQALADFFGRSPYT, encoded by the exons ATGGTGAAAAGGCCCAGGAGATGGAATCCAGTTAAGCAtttgaagaaagcaaaagtggagaTGCACCATcctcaaaagccacgacatcGAGTGACCTTGGAGGATTTCTTGCCATGTTGGTTAGGCATGAAGATTTCCCGTGATAGTATTGAGGCCTCTTGTTTCAATGCTGATAAAGGGGAAGGAAATAGTGATGACCTACCATTGGCACCATCTCCAGAAAAGCTCATCGAGTCTATCCATCAAGAAGTTAACACGTGCGAGGAAAAAGTGACGTTCACAAATGACGACCTTATActaggtgacactcttcataactgcccattgtacctggttggctatatgtgtgatgaaagggtaaatcaaattttgattgatggaggatcctcagtaAATATTTTACCAAttcgcactgtgaaagaacttggtattcccatgaacgaactctcagaaagtcgtgtgatgatccaaggattcaaccaagggtGGCAAAGAGCCATAGGCGCGATCAGGCtgggaatcaccattgaagatatgcaatcaagtacATGGCTccatgtgatcgatgcaaagactttaTACAACGTCTTtattggaaggccttggatacatgagaataaagtggttACATCTAtctaccatcaatgtttgaaatactacgaaggtgaagtcgagaagaagataatTGTTGATGAcgagccattcaccgaggctgagtcaTACTTCGtcgatgcaaagttctacttgaaggaCTTTATTGTAAAGGAGCTAAAGGTTGATGATGTCATGAATGACAAGGTTGATGAGTCCACGGCTAAGAGAGCCGAGGTGGTTGCCGACAAAACCAAAGTTGTTGCTGAGAAGGtacactccatccaaaataagtcTCATAAAGGGAACATTGTGTCTCACGGCAAGAAAGTAATTCCTCCACTCCAATACGTccctaaaaagaagaaagatgaagtTGAATCATataatctccaaactaacatgctaaaggggTTAACTCTTCCGGTCAaacgaattgaggcagtaaagtcgTCCTCAATACCCCTTGCAGGGTTTGTGGCCCAAAATCgtttgcagaatgtggcactccctataaagcgaacagatgaaggttttgatcctaacgcttacatgctatttgcaaaagctggatacaatccTAATGAGCCATCAAAGTTAGGGAAGCTACCATCAGAAGCTACGATGAGACAACCGCGTGAAGGTTTGGAATACAAGCAACCGTCACCGGTGCACATATCCATAAGAAGGGCGAGCAACAATTATATCGTTGTAGAAGATGAATATGCCGCTTCTAACAAgccttctgtctttgatcgacttggaaaatcaact agaatgaggcgacaaacaaaacttGTGGTTTCATGCAAAGAAGTACTGAGGGTAAAGCCATATATTGCTGTCTACACTAAGGAACGTGACGAAGATGAAGAAAGTatgggttcttcgtatcatgttactgTACAAGGCAAGAATGGTGTTCCATCTTCAATGAAAAATAATGCAGAATTGGAGGATGTTTCACCTTATTATCACATACCCTTAAACGATGGAGActctcaagaagatgaagatgcggAAGATACTCTACCTGAACTTGAAGAAGGAGTGAAGACTACagttgatgccttaaaagaagttaaccttggcaccgATGAAGAACCGagacccacctacctaagtgctttactagaagatgatgaagaaagcacttatattgagttactcaaggagttcagCGATGTCTTTGCTTGGAGCTACAAAGAGATACCTAGCTTGGACCCGAAAGTAGCAGTACATCACCTTGCTATCAAGAATGGTGCTCGCCATGTTAAGCAAGCCCAAAGACATTTTAGGTCGGACTTGGTTCCCTTGATTGAaaccgaagttaacaaactcatcaaagctggctttattcgtgaagttaaatacccaacacgggtttcaagtattgtccctgtaaggaagaagaatggcccaattcgagtgtgcgtcgaCTTCATGGATCTCAACAATGCGTCTCCCAAAAATGAATTCTCGCTTACTATTCCagagctgatgatcgatgctactactaG agttacttctggaaagttctttggtttcattgtccgacatcgagggattgaaattgatcaagccaaagtagatGCAATCTTGAAAATGCATGAGCCCTGGGATATTCACGAATTGAAAAATCTGCAAGGAAAGTTAgcgtaccttaggagattcatctcaaacatagctgggaggtgccaaccatttAGTTACCTTATgaagaaaggtgtccctttcaaatgggaccaagcgtgtagcaatgccttgcagagcattaaatcctacttgTTGAAGCCTCCAGTTTTGGCAGCCCCTATACTTGGAAAGTCGCTGATACTATAcatttcagcacaagaaaggtctgttggagcgTTGTTGGCCCAAAAAAATAGTAAAGGGAAAGAAAACtccctttactacttgagcaggatgatgacaccaaatgagCTGAATTATTCGTCAATTGAAAAGTTAtgtttggcgctagtcttctcaatcCAAAAGTTGAAGCACGACTTTCAAGCTCTTGTCGTTCGTTTGGTTTCTAgagcaaatcccatcaagttcaTGATGTCAAAACCTGTTCTTAGTGATCGACTTGAAAGGCGGTACTTCCAGTTTCAACAATTTGAAATCatgtacatccctcaaaaggctataaaaggacaagcattggcTGATTTTTTTGGCAGATCACcctatacctga